From the genome of Homalodisca vitripennis isolate AUS2020 chromosome 8, UT_GWSS_2.1, whole genome shotgun sequence, one region includes:
- the LOC124367281 gene encoding uncharacterized protein LOC124367281 isoform X2: MRLVATLLLLCLAVVCGDHNLSCYQCTRSSNVQCGPESLLPCASNRDRCVTQITKDATSGYQLKRECGLGPCQFEDEMISRGLGIFSNCDTSKDEFFCVSCCKASGCNKDSAASVLPSSVALLTATGVHLALQAGRY, encoded by the exons TCGTGTGCGGCGACCACAACCTGAGCTGTTACCAGTGTACTCGCAGCAGCAACGTCCAGTGCGGGCCGGAGAGTCTGCTGCCTTGCGCCTCCAACCGGGATCGCTGTGTCACGCAAATTACTAAAGACG CGACGTCGGGTTACCAACTGAAGAGGGAGTGCGGCCTCGGTCCTTGCCAGTTCGAGGACGAGATGATCAGCCGCGGCCTCGGCATCTTCAGCAACTGCGACACCTCTAAGGACGAGTTCTTCTGCGTGTCCTGCTGTAAGGCGAGCGGTTGCAACAAGGACTCTGCGGCCTCGGTTCTGCCGTCCTCGGTTGCTCTACTGACAGCCACCGGTGTCCACCTCGCCTTACAAGCTGGCCGCTACTGA